One genomic window of Anaerofustis stercorihominis DSM 17244 includes the following:
- a CDS encoding helix-turn-helix transcriptional regulator: MIYKNLKDLRKNNGLTQEQLSEKIGVSRQAIGKWEKGESIPDLYSILELSNVYSITIDTLVRYLLDDVDDKSDDDEGKYLFGTVKVGDRGQIVIPKEARNIFNINPGDYLIFLGDINKGLALAKTEIFKPITDEILKD; this comes from the coding sequence ATGATTTACAAAAATTTAAAAGACTTAAGAAAAAATAACGGTTTAACTCAAGAACAGTTATCGGAGAAAATCGGTGTCAGCAGACAAGCTATAGGCAAGTGGGAGAAAGGAGAAAGTATACCCGATTTATATAGTATACTGGAGCTTTCTAATGTTTACTCTATAACAATCGATACATTGGTAAGGTATTTACTTGATGATGTTGATGATAAATCCGATGATGATGAAGGAAAATATTTATTTGGTACTGTAAAAGTAGGAGACAGAGGACAAATAGTTATACCTAAAGAAGCAAGAAATATTTTTAATATCAACCCCGGTGATTATCTTATATTTTTAGGTGATATAAATAAAGGATTGGCTCTTGCCAAGACAGAAATATTTAAACCTATAACAGATGAAATATTAAAAGATTAA
- a CDS encoding ABC transporter ATP-binding protein — MKVLNIENLNKKYEKFELKNISFSLDEGKIIGFIGRNGAGKTTTIKSIMNFIKIDNGNVTFFEKYNRDNINKIKKYIGFVSGGIDYYSLEPIKVITSVTKRFYSNWDDKSYMYYIKKFGIDENKKPSELSEGMKVKYSLILALSHNAKLLILDEPTSGLDPVSREELLDIFLDLAEKEKVTIFFSTHITSDLERCADNIIYIKNGNIILNKTYDDLINEFKCIRIKKDYYTKEDNKNLIGIKRTKYGYEGIIRCSDDVKDYYEVMNTDLESIMIHLERDENDEKYII, encoded by the coding sequence ATGAAAGTATTGAATATAGAAAATTTAAATAAAAAGTATGAAAAGTTTGAGCTTAAAAATATATCATTTTCTCTTGATGAAGGAAAAATAATAGGATTTATAGGAAGGAACGGAGCCGGAAAAACGACTACAATAAAATCCATAATGAATTTTATTAAAATAGATAACGGAAATGTAACTTTTTTTGAAAAGTATAATAGAGACAATATAAATAAAATAAAAAAATATATAGGTTTTGTAAGCGGAGGAATAGATTATTATTCTTTAGAACCTATCAAAGTTATAACTTCCGTTACGAAACGATTTTATAGTAACTGGGACGATAAATCATATATGTATTATATAAAAAAGTTTGGTATTGATGAAAATAAGAAACCAAGTGAATTATCCGAAGGAATGAAAGTTAAATATTCTCTTATACTTGCTCTTTCTCACAATGCAAAATTATTGATACTTGATGAACCTACAAGCGGTTTGGATCCTGTATCCAGAGAAGAACTTTTGGATATATTTTTAGATTTGGCAGAAAAAGAAAAAGTGACTATATTTTTTTCAACTCATATAACATCGGATTTGGAAAGATGTGCGGATAATATCATATATATAAAAAACGGAAATATCATATTAAACAAAACCTATGATGATTTGATAAATGAATTTAAATGTATAAGGATAAAAAAGGATTATTATACCAAGGAGGATAATAAAAATCTTATTGGTATAAAGAGAACGAAATACGGATATGAAGGAATAATAAGATGCAGCGATGATGTAAAAGATTATTATGAGGTAATGAATACTGATTTAGAAAGTATAATGATACACTTAGAAAGGGACGAAAATGATGAAAAATATATTATATAA
- a CDS encoding ABC-2 transporter permease: MKNILYKEFKLAIHPSTYIFLLLSSMVLIPNYPYMVIFFYSILGVFFISLNGRETKDIYYSMLLPIDRSELVKSRILFVSLIETAQILLLVPFIIIKNIFIYSPNLAGLDANISLLAMGFLIYSIYNYVFFTNYYKNVNKVGYSFFIASIFSTILMIIIESSTHIVPFVMNYIDTPDSIFLFGKLILLFISIMIFCVSNIFTYRKSVKEFKKVDL; this comes from the coding sequence ATGAAAAATATATTATATAAAGAATTTAAACTTGCAATTCATCCCAGTACATATATATTTTTATTACTGTCATCAATGGTACTGATACCAAATTATCCATATATGGTCATATTTTTTTATAGTATTCTTGGAGTATTCTTTATATCTTTAAACGGAAGAGAAACTAAAGATATATATTATTCAATGCTTCTTCCTATAGATAGAAGTGAACTTGTAAAATCAAGGATATTATTTGTTTCTTTAATAGAAACAGCTCAGATATTATTACTTGTTCCTTTTATAATAATAAAAAATATATTTATATACTCACCTAATTTGGCAGGACTTGATGCAAATATTTCTTTATTGGCAATGGGATTTTTAATATATAGTATATACAATTATGTATTTTTTACAAATTATTATAAAAATGTAAATAAAGTAGGTTATTCATTTTTTATAGCTTCGATATTTTCTACTATACTTATGATAATAATTGAATCATCTACACATATCGTTCCCTTTGTAATGAATTATATAGATACTCCCGATAGTATATTCTTATTTGGGAAATTAATATTATTATTTATTAGTATAATGATATTTTGTGTATCTAATATCTTTACATATAGAAAATCCGTAAAAGAATTTAAAAAAGTAGATTTATAA
- the ybaK gene encoding Cys-tRNA(Pro) deacylase: MSEKTNVMRILDKKKIKYKSYSYKKKGAISGTEVAKYLNQNENQVFKTLVTIGKSKENYVFVIPVNKELDLKKAAKCVGEKSISMIKEKELLPLTGYVHGGCSPIGMKKFFTTVINKTAEDFDTFIFSAGKVGYQVEVNLDDLKKVIEFKLEDIV, from the coding sequence ATGAGCGAAAAAACTAATGTGATGAGGATATTGGATAAAAAGAAAATTAAATATAAAAGTTATTCATATAAAAAGAAAGGTGCTATAAGCGGGACAGAAGTAGCTAAGTATTTAAATCAAAATGAAAATCAGGTTTTTAAGACTCTTGTTACCATAGGTAAATCAAAAGAAAATTATGTATTTGTCATTCCTGTAAATAAGGAACTTGATCTAAAGAAGGCAGCAAAATGTGTTGGAGAAAAGTCTATTAGTATGATAAAAGAAAAAGAGCTTTTACCGCTTACCGGTTATGTTCATGGAGGATGTTCCCCTATAGGTATGAAAAAGTTTTTTACTACGGTTATAAATAAAACCGCAGAAGATTTTGATACTTTTATATTTTCAGCCGGTAAAGTCGGATATCAAGTCGAAGTTAATTTAGATGACTTGAAGAAAGTTATAGAATTTAAACTTGAAGATATAGTATAG